Part of the Mariprofundus sp. NF genome is shown below.
TATTCTGTGCCTCATCAAGAATCAGCAGATGCCACGACTGCAGCACCAACACATCAAAATCACGTGCCAGCAACGGATAGGTGGTAAGTACCAGATCATACGATGCCAACTGTTCAAAATGTTGTGCACGGGTCGGGCCATGCACCACCAGCACCGACAGATCGGGGGTAAACTTTTGCGCCTCTCGCCGCCAGTTGTGCATCAGACTAGTCGGAGCAATCACCAGTGCCGGAGTCTGTAGCCTGCCCTCCTCTTTCTCTTTGAGGATGTGAGCCAGCGCCTGCACCGTTTTACCCAGTCCCATATCATCAGCAAGGATTCCACCCAGCTGCATCTGGCGCAAAAACTGTAACCAGCTCAGCCCTGCCAACTGATAATCACGCAGCTCCGCCTGCAGTCCCACAGGCACTACACATTCTGGTATCGAATCGATATCAGCCAGCTGTTTCATATGCTGCAGCCATGCGCTACTGCTGATCTGAACCGGCAGCTCCGAGCTGCTGATACTCTCCTCCAGCGCCAGCAGTTGCGGTGCACTGAGCAGTGTGTTTTCCGCTTTGTCACCGGCAAACAGGTCAAGCATAAAGTGGAGAATATTGGCTACCATCTCACCCGGTGCCGAAAGGAACCGGCCATCAGGCAGTGGCAGCGGCACGTGCTCTTTCTCTTTCAATCCGGCCAGTGATTCACGCCCCAGAAGTTCAGGCTGTTTACCTACCCAGCGACCCATAGCGGAGATCAGGTCAACCTCTTCGCCATCGGCAAGTTTGACAGTCAGTGATGCCTGTCCCATCAGGCCACTACTGGCCTTCTTGCCCTCACCCTGATTGATATCAAGTTTCCAGCCCGTGGCATGCTCAACATGAAAAGAGAAATTGTCGGCGATATCGATCTTAAAACCCTTATCCTGCAGCTCAGGAATCTCATAGAGCATCCATTCAGGCCAGTAACTCTCATTTTCAAGGGTGAACATCTGCGTTTCGAAATCATAGAGTTCAGCCAATCTGTGATCGGGTAACGAGATCAAACCTGCTGCATCCAGGGCTTCGAAGGCATCCTGTTCAACCGCCAGATCACGATGGTAATCGATCACCCGATCACCCCTGATGGCACGGATCGATTCAGGACTACTGCTCCACGGCGCCTTTTTGCCATCGTAATCGAAAATAAGCTCCACGATATGGCAGACATCCGGCGTACGGTGACCCCAGCGCTGCGCCAGTTTTTTGGTGTGTAGTTTCACAATCGGCAATGGTTTTACCTGTCGCTGCTCGTGAATCAGACGCACCGGTCCGGGCACATCTTCAGGCAGCTGTTCAGCTACTCTGCGCATCACATCATCGTCACAATCAAGCTCTACAGCTTGCATATTCAACAGGATTTCAGCCACCACCGATGGCTGACCGGTCTCGATCTGGCCGGAAATATTCGACTGCACATCAATATACCACGGCGGTGAGGTCGGTATAATCACCTCATCCTGAGGCAGTTGCAGTGAGAGATGCTGATCACCGCGAGAGTTGAGTTTCCACTGCCACTTACCACCACGTTTATCACCGCGTTTCAGAGCCTGATGATCTTTATCCCGCCAGTGACAACGGCCGGTAGAGAGTGCCCGTTTGAGCACACTCAAGCCCGTTTCACCTTTAATGCGATAACCGCGCAGGGAGGAGAGGGAGCGATCGGTAGCCACATCCCGTAAAATCTTCTCATCAACAGAGAGGATATATTGCGGCACACTGTACTGCAGAATATTAGCAGCATCATAAGCCACTGCTTTGCCGTAACCGCCAGATTTGAGAAGCCTGGCGGTAACAAAATGCAGGCGAATATCCTGATCCCCATCCGGCTCAAGGATATAGATCAGTCGCTGTTTAATACTATCGGCATACTCGGTACTCGGCGCTGATCCGTCTTTAACATTCTCCAGCGCACCCAACCACTGCCCAAAGGCAAAGGGGCCGATCGGGGCGGCAACAGCTTCACTTTCTTCAGCCTCCAACTCATCCATCCACGCATAGAGGACAGCAGCCACATGTTTACAATTTTCACCCATCGGGCAACTGCACTGACTATCAATCAGATCTGCGTCAGAGCGTTTGATCTGCACCTGACATGGTAGTCGATCATCACCGCGCACACTTGCGAGCACACTTAGCCCCTCATCATCGAGGTCGAACTCATTAATGCGTCCCTGCTCAAAGAGCTCTTTGCCCTTTTTAGCAGTCGTTCTGCCAACCCATCTACGGATCTCTGTTTCGGTCATTTCCGGCATTTCAGCCATAGACATGTTGCTCCTTTAACCAGATAAATTCATCGCGATATTTCGCTGCATC
Proteins encoded:
- a CDS encoding DEAD/DEAH box helicase, which codes for MAEMPEMTETEIRRWVGRTTAKKGKELFEQGRINEFDLDDEGLSVLASVRGDDRLPCQVQIKRSDADLIDSQCSCPMGENCKHVAAVLYAWMDELEAEESEAVAAPIGPFAFGQWLGALENVKDGSAPSTEYADSIKQRLIYILEPDGDQDIRLHFVTARLLKSGGYGKAVAYDAANILQYSVPQYILSVDEKILRDVATDRSLSSLRGYRIKGETGLSVLKRALSTGRCHWRDKDHQALKRGDKRGGKWQWKLNSRGDQHLSLQLPQDEVIIPTSPPWYIDVQSNISGQIETGQPSVVAEILLNMQAVELDCDDDVMRRVAEQLPEDVPGPVRLIHEQRQVKPLPIVKLHTKKLAQRWGHRTPDVCHIVELIFDYDGKKAPWSSSPESIRAIRGDRVIDYHRDLAVEQDAFEALDAAGLISLPDHRLAELYDFETQMFTLENESYWPEWMLYEIPELQDKGFKIDIADNFSFHVEHATGWKLDINQGEGKKASSGLMGQASLTVKLADGEEVDLISAMGRWVGKQPELLGRESLAGLKEKEHVPLPLPDGRFLSAPGEMVANILHFMLDLFAGDKAENTLLSAPQLLALEESISSSELPVQISSSAWLQHMKQLADIDSIPECVVPVGLQAELRDYQLAGLSWLQFLRQMQLGGILADDMGLGKTVQALAHILKEKEEGRLQTPALVIAPTSLMHNWRREAQKFTPDLSVLVVHGPTRAQHFEQLASYDLVLTTYPLLARDFDVLVLQSWHLLILDEAQNIKNPRAKGSQLVRKLSATHKICMTGTPMENHLGELWAQFDFLMPGYLHDQRGFTRLFRKPIEIQGDQARQDALNVRLRPFMLRRTKEQVALELPPKTEMIRSIEIEGAQRELYESVRLAMQKRVRDAVSAMGLAQSQIVVLDALLKMRQVCCDPRLVSGIEHDTAPPSAKLEMLLDMLPEMIEEGRKVLLFSQFTTMLALIEKEMIKRKIGYVKLTGQTRDRETPIEAFQNGEVPLFLVSLKAGGVGLNLTAADTVIHYDPWWNPAAEAQATDRAHRIGQDKAVFVYKLITEGTVEEKILELQDRKRQLAEGLHANKGEHRALWTPEDFDMLFSPLA